The Erigeron canadensis isolate Cc75 chromosome 1, C_canadensis_v1, whole genome shotgun sequence genome segment AGACTTGAGGGAAGGATTCATTTAGCGGTTCTTTCCGgctcaattggttgaaacaatgaagttgGAGATTCGGGCTTTTAAGCAACTTAGTTGTGAGGATTTGGTTGATGCTTGGAAGAGATTGAAGGAGTTGATGAGAAATTGTCCGGGGCATGGTATTCGATTGAATGAgcacattcttattttcttccggGGTTTAGATAGCCGTACTCAAAGGGAATTGGATTGGGCTTGTGGAGGTAACATTAACAATGTCACTTACAATGAAGCCTATAAGATTATGGAAGATATGGTTCGTACTAGTGTAATTCAAGAAGCGGGTAGGACTAAACCAGATCTTGTGAAAACGGGAAGGAGAAGTGTGGCTCAAGTTGATAGTGGTAATGAAGTGGTGGCTGAAATTTTGGCATTGGCAAgtcacatggataagcaattcGCAAGCATGGATGGTAGATTTGGGTTGATTGAGAAAGATTTGAAGACGGCGGTTGCGGGTTGTGATATTTGTGGTGATAGGCATTACACGGAGGATTGTGATAAGGCACCACGGAACGAagaagttgattatgttcaaaatcaatatcaaccaccGTTTGCAAACCGAGGACTATTTCAAAGGAATGGAGCTTATCAAAACCGGTACCAaggtaattctaattctaactttaattctaatggtgcaGGAAATTATAGGTCCACATTGGGAGCTTCATGGCAAGGAAGAAATCAAGGAGGTCCTTCGGTTCAACCGGTAGAGGTtgttgatcctaatgccgagcttagGGATCTTATGAAGAAGTTCATGGTTGATCAAGACAAGAAGAATGAAAACTACCGAACCGACATCACCGCTTTGAATGATAAGttgaatcaaaatatcaaaagtcaacaagcAGCGATCAAGGATTTAGGAGTAAGACTTGATAGAATGGGTAATTCTAATCGTCAACAAGGTTCATTGCCAaataatacccaacaaaatcctaaGCCTTCCGGTTCGaatgatggaggtaataagtatcaacacccgaatgttaggaatgagcatgtaaatgccattactactcggtcgggaaaggtagttaattctcctatttctcctcctatttctagtgctactaatgttcctacgcaggttgatagtgaggatgaagaagaagatgaacaagttgatgaagagattgtaaTGGAGCCGAACCAAGCCGTGAAATCACCGGCCGTTCCATCTAC includes the following:
- the LOC122592213 gene encoding uncharacterized protein LOC122592213; the encoded protein is MKLEIRAFKQLSCEDLVDAWKRLKELMRNCPGHGIRLNEHILIFFRGLDSRTQRELDWACGGNINNVTYNEAYKIMEDMVRTSVIQEAGRTKPDLVKTGRRSVAQVDSGNEVVAEILALASHMDKQFASMDGRFGLIEKDLKTAVAGCDICGDRHYTEDCDKAPRNEEVDYVQNQYQPPFANRGLFQRNGAYQNRYQGNSNSNFNSNGAGNYRSTLGASWQGRNQGGPSVQPVEVVDPNAELRDLMKKFMVDQDKKNENYRTDITALNDKLNQNIKSQQAAIKDLGVRLDRMGNSNRQQGSLPNNTQQNPKPSGSNDGEIVMEPNQAVKSPAVPSTSTTPVATPVAKPTIDEPQVKPYKPKIPFPQRLRKEKLKEQYRMPNYAKFIKDLVTDKRKLEEAKATFLNAECSAIVQNQIPPKLEDPDSFLITCSLDDKLNCDALADIGASINQATIDNK